The following coding sequences lie in one Lacerta agilis isolate rLacAgi1 chromosome 4, rLacAgi1.pri, whole genome shotgun sequence genomic window:
- the LOC117044931 gene encoding olfactory receptor 51E1-like, whose translation MSSFHQGNFTTAMFILVGFPGMEASHFWLAFPLCFLFLLAILGNCTIIYIIRAERSLHEPMYLFLCMLAAIDIIITLSTVPKMMAIFWFRSTSTAFDACLVQMFCIHSLSGMESTILLAMAFDRYIAICYPLNHSSILTTPRIAKIGLVAVFRGAALMAPLPIFIKRLPFCKSNVLSHSYCLHQDVMKLACASIKVNIIYGLVVIIFAIGVDSLLISLSYYFILKAALSLSQEARAKALGTCISHICAVFLFYVPFIGLSMVHRFGKTHGSNIHTVMGNVHLLVPPVLNPLVYGVKTKQIRHRIGRAFCRTRC comes from the exons ATGTCCTCTTTCCATCAAGGCAACTTCACCACTGCCATGTTCATTTTAGTCGGCTTCCCGGGTATGGAAGCATCTCActtctggctggctttccccctctgcttcctcttcctgctggccATCCTGGGCAACTGCACCATCATCTACATCATCCGAGCAGAGCGGAGTCTCCACGAGCCCATGTACCTCTTCCTCTGCATGTTG gcggCCATCGACATCATAATCACCCTGTCCACCGTGCCCAAGATGATGGCCATATTCTGGTTCAGATCCACCAGCACCGCCTTCGATGCTTGCTTGGTCCAGATGTTCTGCATCCACAGCCTCTCTGGAATGGAATCCACCATCTTGCTAGCTATGGCTTTCGACCGCTACATCGCCATATGCTACCCACTGAACCACTCGTCTATCCTCACCACGCCCAGGATAGCTAAAATAGGACTGGTGGCTGTATTTCGTGGAGCAGCCCTGATGGCCCCTTTGCCCATTTTCATTAAGAGGCTGCCCTTCTGCAAGTCCAACGTTCTCTCCCATTCCTACTGCCTGCATCAGGATGTCATGAAGCTAGCCTGTGCCAGCATCAAGGTTAACATCATCTATGGACTCGTGGTCATCATTTTTGCCATTGGGGTGGATTCCCTGCTCATCTCCTTGTCTTACTACTTCATCCTGAAGGCTGCCCTGAGTTTGAGCCAAGAGGCACGTGCCAAGGCCCTCGGGACGTGCATCTCCCACATATGTGCTGTCTTCCTTTTCTACGTGCCCTTCATTGGCTTGTCCATGGTTCACAGGTTTGGTAAGACGCACGGCTCCAACATCCATACCGTGATGGGCAATGTCCACCTTCTGGTGCCTCCAGTGCTGAACCCCCTCGTCTATGGGGTGAAGACGAAACAGATACGTCACCGAATAGGGCGGGCATTTTGCAGAACTAGGTGCTGA